ATAGGAAGCGGAGGGTTGGGCTGGTTTGGAGGCGGGCTCGGATTTGGGCTTGGACTCGGCTTGGGGGGCGGGGGGATCTGCCTTGGGCAGGGCGAGTTGACAGCCGGAGAAGAGAAAAACAACAAAAAATAATATAAAAATTTTTAATAAATTTTTCACCAGATCATCTCCTTAAAAAATTGTTATATGCATATTATATAAAATAATGGCACTTTGGCAACGATTATTTTTCCCGATTGCCGATGGAATTAGGTTGGAATAAGAATTTTATGCGGCCGGAGCCGCAAAGCGAAAGGCCCAGGAGGCGGTCAAAGCCTCCGGGACGGGCGAACCATGGGAGATGACGCGGGGGTTTTGCTCCGCGCCGAAAGAGGCGGGTTGCGCCAAGGCGGATGCCGGTCGGAAAAGGGGGGGCTGGGAGCCGAAGGTTCCCGCAATCAAGGGAGGAAGATCCGGTGCCGGATCTGCAGCGGGCGGGGAGCTCGCCCTCGGGCTATCGGTTTTTGCATGCCCTGTCCAGGATTTCCCGGACGACATCGCCCTTGGCGTCCGCGTAGTCCTGCACGTGTCGCCAACTGCGCCGGGCCAATTCGCGCTTGACGCGGGCGTATTTTTCCCGATCTTCCTCGTAGGTGCGAAGCCAGTCGCGAAAGCACAGCATCCGCTCGATTTCCGACGCGCCCTCGCTGAAGACATGCAGGTTGATGTCGGTGTCGGGCCCCTTGAACAGGCGGTGTTCGAACCATTCGGGCTCCCGGATCCGGAGCTTGTAGCCCGCAGCCTCCAGGGCCGGGACATAGGAGGCTTCGTCGGAGGAGTCCGGCACGACCAGCAGGATGTCGATGACGGGCTTGGCACAGAGTCCCGGCACCGAGGTGGAGCCCACGTGTTCCACCCGGAGCGCCCGGTCGCCGAGGGCGGAGCGGATCCGATCGGCCTCCCGCTCGAAAAGCCCGGGCCAGCGCGGGTCGTACTCGACCAGGGCGATGGGCGCGTTGTGGGGCTTCAGCTCGCCCACCGTCACTTTTTTCAGGTATTCTTCCGCATCCCGGGCCGGTTTGGCATCATCCATCGGGGAATCGATCCACCTTCCTTTATCCATTTTTTTCATGAACCCTGTTTCATTATAGCAGAGGCGGACGCCCATCATGGGCATTTTTTGATCCTGCGGGTTTTGCCGGCGGGTGCCATTACTTGGCCTTTTATCGGGGGACGATTTGTTGTAAACTGATAAGGATAGCGGGAGTTTGCGGAGACGAGACCGAGATGAGAGGAGAGGAGCCGAGGATGATTCTGGTGATCGACAATTACGATTCCTTTACCTATAATCTGGTGCAGTATCTGGGAGAGCTGGGGGAATCCCCGGAGGTGCACCGGAACGACCGGATCACTCCGGAGGAGATCGAAGGGATGGCTCCAGAGGCCATCATTCTTTCTCCGGGACCGGGCAAGCCGGAGGAGGCGGGGGTGTGTCCGGAGCTGGTCCGCCGCTTTGCCGGCCGCTTTCCCATCCTGGGCGTCTGCCTGGGTCACCAGGTCATCGCCCACGTCTTTGGCGGGAAGGTGGTCCGGGCCGGCCGGCTGATGCACGGGAAAACCTCCCCGATCCTGCACGACGGGAAAACCCTGTTTCGGGGGATGCCTTCCCCCTTCGAGGCGATGCGCTACCACTCCCTGATTGTCGACCGGGAGAGCCTGCCGGCGGAACTTTTGGTCAGTGCCGTAACGCCGGAAGGGGAAGTGATGGCCCTGCGCCACCGGGACTACCCCCTGGAGGGCGTCCAGTTCCATCCGGAATCGGTGGGGACTCCGGAGGGCAAAAGGCTGCTCACCAACTTTTTGGATGCGCATTTGCCCGGCCGTCCGGCCCGGGCCGTGTGACTTTCGGCAAAGGGGCGAAGGGAATGAGCGGCACCACTTCCATGATCCATCCGCCCAGGGAACCCTTGAAAGCCGGTTCCCACCTCCTTCCCATCCACCGGCGCACCCTGGTGATGGGCATCCTGAACGTGACCCCGGACTCCTTCTCCGACGGGGGCCGGTACAACCGGCTGGACCGGGCCGTATCCCATGCCCGCCGGATGGTGGAGGAGGGGGCGGACCTGATTGACGTGGGGGGCGAATCGACCCGTCCCGGGCATGAACCGGTTCCCCTGGAGGAGGAGCTGGAGCGGGTGATTCCCGTGATTGAGGCCCTCGTCCGGGAGGTGGACGTCCCCCTCTCCGTCGACACCTACAAGGCGGAGGTGGCCCGGCAGGCCCTGGAGGCGGGCGCCCACATCATCAACGACGTGTGGGGCTGCAGGCGGGATCCGGAGATGGCCCGGGTGGCGGCCCGCTTCGATGTGCCGATCGTCCTGATGCACAACCGGGAACTGCCGACGGCCTATGATTCCCTTTTGGACGACATCTGCGCCGATCTGTTGGAAAGCGTGCGGATCGCCCGGGAGGCGGGCGTCAAGGAGGAGCGGATCATCCTCGACCCGGGGATCGGCTTCGGCAAAACCTATGAGGAGAACCTCGAGGTGATGCGCCGGCTGGAGCGGATCGTCGAGCTCGGCTATCCGGTGCTGCTCGGCACATCCCGGAAGTCGATGATCGGCAAGACCCTCGACCTGCCCACGGACCAGCGCGTCGAGGGGACCGCGGCCACCGTCGCCCTGGGCATCGCCAAGGGGTGCCGGATCGTCCGGGTGCACGACGTGCGGGAAATGGTCCGGGTCGCCCGCATGACCGATGCGATCCTGTACGGCCCCGAAGCGGTCAGGGATTGACGAACTTGCGGCACGGAGGAAGAGGGAGGCCGGGGAGACGATGGACAAGGATACGATCTTTTTCAGGGGCATGACCTTCTACGGATATCACGGGGTATACCCCGAGGAGACACGGCTGGGACAGCGGTTTGTCGTCGATCTGGAGCTGGGACTGGACCTGGCCCCCGCCG
The window above is part of the Planifilum fulgidum genome. Proteins encoded here:
- a CDS encoding GrpB family protein, with the protein product MDKGRWIDSPMDDAKPARDAEEYLKKVTVGELKPHNAPIALVEYDPRWPGLFEREADRIRSALGDRALRVEHVGSTSVPGLCAKPVIDILLVVPDSSDEASYVPALEAAGYKLRIREPEWFEHRLFKGPDTDINLHVFSEGASEIERMLCFRDWLRTYEEDREKYARVKRELARRSWRHVQDYADAKGDVVREILDRACKNR
- a CDS encoding anthranilate synthase component II: MILVIDNYDSFTYNLVQYLGELGESPEVHRNDRITPEEIEGMAPEAIILSPGPGKPEEAGVCPELVRRFAGRFPILGVCLGHQVIAHVFGGKVVRAGRLMHGKTSPILHDGKTLFRGMPSPFEAMRYHSLIVDRESLPAELLVSAVTPEGEVMALRHRDYPLEGVQFHPESVGTPEGKRLLTNFLDAHLPGRPARAV
- the folP gene encoding dihydropteroate synthase gives rise to the protein MSGTTSMIHPPREPLKAGSHLLPIHRRTLVMGILNVTPDSFSDGGRYNRLDRAVSHARRMVEEGADLIDVGGESTRPGHEPVPLEEELERVIPVIEALVREVDVPLSVDTYKAEVARQALEAGAHIINDVWGCRRDPEMARVAARFDVPIVLMHNRELPTAYDSLLDDICADLLESVRIAREAGVKEERIILDPGIGFGKTYEENLEVMRRLERIVELGYPVLLGTSRKSMIGKTLDLPTDQRVEGTAATVALGIAKGCRIVRVHDVREMVRVARMTDAILYGPEAVRD